A genome region from Blautia coccoides includes the following:
- a CDS encoding response regulator transcription factor, whose protein sequence is MRLAIIEDDEITRLELSKLLKTQGYETVLLTDFENLPEELKQYSVELVLLDINLPYENGYEVCRKIKQVMPVPIIFVTSRDTNADELKSIQVGGIDFITKPYDTLILLEKIKRALQLSNPNNFRELVKKDCALDLHLSILNYQEKSIELTRNEFRILYYFFMNEDKVISKEELLEKLWNDKYYLDENVLLVNMTRLKKKMREIGIVHLLENIRGKGWKL, encoded by the coding sequence ATGAGGCTAGCAATTATCGAAGATGATGAAATCACTCGTCTGGAGCTTTCTAAATTACTAAAAACACAAGGATATGAAACAGTTTTATTGACTGATTTTGAAAATCTACCAGAGGAACTAAAGCAGTATTCCGTAGAGTTGGTTCTGCTTGATATTAACCTGCCGTATGAAAATGGCTATGAAGTATGCAGGAAAATAAAACAAGTCATGCCAGTACCTATTATCTTTGTAACAAGCAGAGATACAAATGCAGACGAATTGAAAAGTATTCAAGTGGGTGGGATTGACTTTATCACAAAGCCGTATGACACGCTTATTCTTCTTGAGAAGATCAAGCGTGCATTGCAGTTGTCAAACCCGAATAATTTCCGTGAGCTTGTCAAAAAAGATTGTGCCCTTGATTTACATTTATCCATTTTGAATTATCAAGAGAAAAGCATTGAACTGACAAGAAATGAATTTCGTATTTTATACTACTTTTTTATGAACGAAGATAAAGTTATTAGTAAAGAAGAACTGCTGGAAAAGCTGTGGAACGACAAGTATTATTTGGACGAAAATGTATTACTGGTTAATATGACCCGTCTAAAAAAGAAAATGAGAGAAATCGGTATTGTTCACTTACTAGAAAATATACGAGGAAAGGGTTGGAAACTGTGA
- a CDS encoding sensor histidine kinase, with protein sequence MNFFTFLEEKITEILFQLFFLALVTFLLIFYGVDTLFVVLLVILFISIQGLFQWCLYRKKRNASQHIIDLVDGLEEAYYIADVLPKPKEFQNEAYYYALKKACKSMNDEIDKITEEKQDYQEYVESFAHEIKIPIGALSLTFDNAKNYTLKKETDKIFQLVEQMLYYARSENTEKDYFVKQLQLDEVIHNVILKFRHALMERKVIINIHDIENVVYTDEKWLTFILSQIVQNAIKYFDKQENKLTIYSQDNGTNILLVIEDNGCGIKTSDLSRVFEKGFTGSNRSKANATGMGLYLSKKLCDRLGLKLDIASTEKEYTRLTITFPKGTVHNFSE encoded by the coding sequence GTGAACTTTTTTACATTCTTAGAAGAAAAAATAACAGAGATATTGTTTCAACTTTTCTTTCTTGCCTTAGTAACATTTCTTTTGATTTTCTACGGTGTAGATACGCTGTTTGTTGTATTGCTGGTAATTCTGTTCATCAGCATACAAGGACTTTTTCAATGGTGCTTGTATCGGAAGAAACGTAACGCTTCACAACATATTATTGATTTAGTAGATGGACTGGAAGAAGCCTACTATATTGCAGACGTTTTACCAAAGCCAAAAGAATTTCAAAATGAAGCCTATTACTACGCACTAAAAAAAGCCTGCAAATCTATGAATGATGAAATCGATAAAATCACAGAAGAAAAGCAGGATTATCAAGAATATGTGGAAAGTTTCGCCCATGAAATTAAAATACCGATAGGAGCATTGTCTTTGACGTTTGATAATGCGAAAAATTACACGTTAAAAAAAGAAACAGACAAGATATTTCAGTTAGTGGAGCAAATGCTCTATTATGCAAGAAGTGAAAATACAGAAAAAGACTATTTTGTAAAACAGTTGCAGTTGGACGAAGTGATACATAATGTCATTCTGAAATTCCGTCATGCACTTATGGAAAGGAAAGTAATTATCAATATCCATGACATAGAGAATGTCGTTTATACTGATGAAAAATGGCTGACATTCATTCTATCTCAAATCGTGCAAAATGCGATTAAGTATTTTGATAAGCAGGAAAATAAACTGACGATATACAGTCAAGACAACGGAACAAATATACTGCTTGTGATTGAAGATAACGGCTGTGGAATAAAAACATCTGATTTATCCCGTGTATTTGAAAAAGGTTTTACTGGTTCAAATAGAAGCAAAGCAAATGCAACGGGTATGGGACTGTATTTATCGAAAAAATTATGCGATAGATTGGGTTTGAAATTGGATATTGCTTCTACGGAAAAAGAATATACAAGACTGACAATTACATTTCCAAAAGGAACAGTTCATAATTTTTCAGAGTAA